Proteins found in one Streptomyces sp. NBC_00461 genomic segment:
- the pepN gene encoding aminopeptidase N: protein MPGENLTRDEARERAALLSVDGYDVSLDLRTAVGDVAEEGRRTFRSVTTIRFRSNEPGATTFADLIAPSVTAVSLNGRDLDPGAVFDGSRILLEDLAAENELVVDAQCAYSRTGEGMHRFVDPEDGEVYLYTQYEPADSRRVFANFEQPDLKAPFRFEVRAPEGWTVWSNGVGELADGVWRFAETKPISTYITCVTAGPYHYVTDSYERTFEDGSRLEIPLGALCRKGLAPYFDSDDVFLVTKQGLDFFHDHFDYPYPFGKYDQAFVPEYNLGAMENPGLVTFREEFIFRGKVTRASYEGRANVILHEMAHMWFGDLVTMEWWDDLWLKESFADFMGAFALVGATRFTDGWITFANRRKAWAYRADQLPSTHPITADIRDLQDAKLNFDGITYAKGASVLKQVVAYVGQDAFLEGARRYFKRHAYGNTRLGDLLSALEETSGRDMATWAGSWLQTAGVNSLTPHVLLDAEGRVDELAVVQEAAESHPELRPHRVAVGLYRRTAEGGLERYARAEADVDGPRTVVAELAGAEAPELVLVNDDDLTYCKIRFDDSSLAALREHLGAMADPLARALCWSALWNLTRDALLPAADFIDLVTRFAHRESDIGVLQMLHAWANSALVNYAAPAWRPTGERLLAQTALRDLRAAEPGSEHQLAWARFLASVASAPADLALLRGLLDGTEKVEGLEVDQELRWAFLEPLAAHGVADETALAAELARDDTASGKRHQVRCLAARPSAAVKAQAWAQVVESDALSNALVEATIAGFAQPSQRELTAPYVSKYFAVIERVWRERSIQIGMDVVRGLFPAHPAERDAQPTLDAADAWLAAHEDAAPALRRLVLESRDDLARALRAQALANG, encoded by the coding sequence GTGCCCGGTGAGAATCTGACCCGCGACGAGGCCCGGGAGCGGGCCGCCCTGCTGTCCGTCGACGGTTACGACGTGTCCCTCGACCTGCGTACGGCGGTGGGGGACGTGGCCGAGGAGGGACGGCGCACCTTCCGCTCGGTGACCACGATCCGCTTCCGCAGCAACGAGCCGGGCGCCACCACCTTCGCCGACCTGATCGCGCCGAGTGTGACGGCCGTCTCACTCAACGGCCGGGACCTCGACCCGGGCGCGGTCTTCGACGGTTCGCGGATCCTCCTGGAGGACCTCGCCGCGGAGAACGAGCTGGTCGTCGACGCGCAGTGCGCCTACTCCCGCACCGGTGAGGGCATGCACCGCTTCGTCGACCCGGAGGACGGCGAGGTGTATCTGTACACCCAGTACGAGCCGGCCGACTCCCGCCGGGTCTTCGCGAACTTCGAGCAGCCGGACCTCAAGGCCCCGTTCCGCTTCGAGGTGCGGGCGCCGGAGGGCTGGACGGTGTGGAGCAACGGGGTCGGTGAACTGGCGGACGGCGTCTGGAGGTTCGCGGAGACCAAGCCGATCTCGACATACATCACGTGCGTGACGGCGGGCCCGTACCACTACGTGACCGACTCCTACGAGCGGACCTTCGAGGACGGCTCGCGGCTGGAGATCCCCCTCGGCGCCCTGTGCCGCAAGGGCCTGGCCCCCTACTTCGACTCGGACGACGTCTTCCTCGTCACCAAGCAGGGCCTGGACTTCTTCCACGACCACTTCGACTACCCGTACCCCTTCGGGAAGTACGACCAGGCGTTCGTCCCCGAGTACAACCTCGGCGCGATGGAGAACCCCGGACTGGTCACCTTCCGCGAGGAGTTCATCTTCCGGGGCAAGGTCACGCGGGCCTCGTACGAGGGTCGGGCCAACGTCATCCTGCACGAGATGGCGCACATGTGGTTCGGCGACCTGGTCACCATGGAGTGGTGGGACGACCTGTGGCTCAAGGAGTCCTTCGCGGACTTCATGGGCGCGTTCGCGCTGGTCGGCGCCACCCGATTCACCGACGGCTGGATCACCTTCGCCAACCGCCGCAAGGCCTGGGCGTACCGCGCGGACCAGCTGCCCTCCACCCACCCGATCACCGCCGACATCCGCGACCTCCAGGACGCGAAGCTCAACTTCGACGGCATCACCTACGCCAAGGGCGCCTCCGTACTGAAGCAGGTGGTGGCGTACGTCGGCCAGGACGCGTTCCTGGAGGGCGCACGGCGCTACTTCAAGCGGCACGCGTACGGCAACACACGCCTCGGCGACCTCCTGTCGGCCCTGGAGGAGACCAGCGGCCGGGACATGGCGACGTGGGCGGGCAGCTGGCTGCAGACAGCGGGCGTCAACTCCCTCACCCCGCACGTGCTGTTGGACGCGGAGGGCCGGGTCGACGAGCTGGCGGTTGTGCAGGAGGCCGCCGAGTCGCACCCCGAACTGCGGCCGCACCGCGTGGCGGTGGGCCTGTACCGGCGTACGGCCGAGGGCGGCCTGGAGCGGTACGCGCGCGCCGAGGCGGACGTCGACGGCCCGCGTACGGTCGTGGCGGAGCTGGCCGGCGCCGAGGCCCCCGAGCTGGTGCTGGTCAACGACGACGACCTCACGTACTGCAAGATCCGCTTCGACGACAGCTCGCTGGCCGCACTGCGCGAGCACCTCGGTGCGATGGCCGACCCGCTGGCCCGCGCCCTGTGCTGGTCGGCGCTGTGGAACCTGACCCGGGACGCGCTGCTGCCCGCGGCCGACTTCATCGACCTGGTGACGCGTTTCGCGCACCGCGAGTCCGACATCGGCGTCCTGCAGATGCTGCACGCCTGGGCGAACTCGGCGCTGGTCAACTACGCGGCGCCGGCCTGGCGGCCGACGGGCGAGCGGCTGCTGGCCCAGACCGCGCTGCGGGATCTGCGGGCGGCCGAGCCGGGCAGCGAGCACCAGCTGGCGTGGGCCCGTTTCCTCGCCTCGGTGGCGTCGGCGCCGGCCGATCTGGCGCTGCTGCGCGGCCTGTTGGACGGCACCGAGAAGGTCGAAGGACTGGAGGTCGACCAGGAGCTGCGCTGGGCGTTCCTGGAGCCGCTGGCGGCCCACGGAGTCGCGGACGAGACGGCGCTGGCGGCCGAACTCGCCCGCGACGACACGGCGTCCGGCAAGCGCCACCAGGTCCGCTGCCTGGCCGCCCGCCCCTCGGCGGCGGTGAAGGCGCAGGCCTGGGCGCAGGTGGTGGAGTCGGACGCGCTGTCCAACGCCCTGGTGGAGGCCACGATCGCGGGCTTCGCGCAGCCTTCGCAGCGGGAGCTGACCGCGCCGTACGTCTCGAAGTACTTCGCGGTGATCGAGCGGGTCTGGCGGGAGCGGTCGATCCAGATCGGGATGGACGTGGTCCGGGGCCTGTTCCCGGCCCATCCGGCCGAGCGGGACGCGCAGCCGACGCTGGACGCGGCGGACGCCTGGCTCGCCGCCCACGAGGACGCGGCGCCGGCGCTGCGGAGGCTGGTGCTGGAGTCGCGCGACGACCTGGCGCGGGCGCTGCGGGCCCAGGCTTTGGCCAACGGTTGA
- a CDS encoding glycosyltransferase codes for MLSVYEGFFSGGARILHSDVLLGLQEGDQHHRVLSIHAEVHREATRQRMEDDACYRSLTAAGVGVSSLGRVFPASGDQAGFTGPELADTARATADVDVILSLKEQPLRLLNQAGLPRRPIVVCLHRSDPENQGPALDELKAAIADGTVVACVCCAESTRVAYEAAGIPADLLHVVPNGVDLLRFRPDPARRLALRTALGIPVAAPVVVFAARYDAMKNVPLFLRAARAWLEREPDGHVLMCGAGMTAANPGLDADIEAAFGAQRSPTDRVRLLGVRHDMESVYAGADVVALTSSWGEAAPLCLVEGMMCGAVPVATDVGDSAVIVAGHGFVTPPDPAAIARAWTEAAASRADLAPALAASRERFSRTRMIASYAALLDRVAAGAAARPALPESL; via the coding sequence GTGCTCTCGGTGTACGAGGGCTTCTTCTCCGGCGGGGCCCGGATACTCCATAGCGATGTCCTCCTGGGCCTACAGGAGGGTGACCAGCATCATCGTGTGCTGAGCATCCATGCCGAGGTGCACCGGGAGGCCACTCGGCAGCGCATGGAGGACGACGCCTGCTACCGGTCGCTGACCGCGGCCGGAGTGGGTGTCTCCTCCCTGGGCCGGGTGTTTCCCGCAAGTGGTGATCAGGCCGGATTCACCGGCCCCGAGCTGGCCGATACGGCGCGGGCGACGGCCGACGTGGACGTCATCCTGTCCCTCAAGGAGCAGCCGCTGCGCCTGCTCAACCAGGCGGGCCTGCCGCGCCGCCCCATCGTGGTCTGTCTGCACCGCTCCGATCCGGAGAACCAGGGGCCGGCCCTCGACGAGCTGAAGGCCGCGATCGCCGACGGCACGGTGGTGGCGTGCGTGTGCTGTGCGGAGTCGACCCGGGTCGCGTACGAGGCCGCCGGCATCCCGGCCGACCTGCTTCACGTCGTCCCGAACGGCGTGGACCTGCTCCGCTTCCGCCCCGACCCGGCCCGGCGACTGGCCCTGCGGACCGCCCTCGGCATCCCGGTGGCGGCACCGGTGGTCGTCTTCGCGGCCCGCTACGACGCGATGAAGAACGTCCCGCTGTTCCTGCGGGCGGCGCGTGCGTGGCTGGAGCGGGAGCCCGACGGGCATGTGCTGATGTGCGGGGCGGGCATGACAGCGGCGAACCCGGGGCTGGACGCGGACATCGAGGCCGCGTTCGGGGCACAGCGGTCACCCACGGACCGGGTCCGGCTGCTGGGCGTCCGGCACGACATGGAGTCCGTGTACGCCGGTGCCGACGTCGTCGCGCTGACGTCCTCGTGGGGCGAGGCGGCCCCGCTGTGCCTGGTCGAGGGCATGATGTGCGGCGCCGTACCGGTCGCCACCGACGTCGGCGACAGCGCGGTGATCGTGGCGGGCCACGGCTTCGTCACGCCGCCCGACCCGGCGGCGATCGCCCGGGCCTGGACGGAAGCGGCGGCATCCCGCGCCGACCTCGCCCCGGCCCTCGCCGCAAGCCGCGAACGCTTCAGCCGTACGCGGATGATCGCCTCGTACGCCGCGCTGCTCGACCGGGTCGCCGCAGGGGCTGCCGCAAGGCCGGCGCTCCCGGAATCGCTCTGA
- a CDS encoding TIGR03767 family metallophosphoesterase, translating to MSRIRSVAATIPAINRRTVLAATGAAAVSAGLGYALRPTDSQAATATTATTEGTRVVAQSRQAPAAPLAPYTKGTTLATVAAPRTGSGYRRLGDGPGWSRVVRSELAAPRTGRAGRRTALAAFVQLTDLHLIDSQHPMRLEYLRSTDKHAWRPHEALTVQGAVSLVERINALRGAPVTGTPLHFAMTTGDNTDNNAKSELEWFLKIMSGGRITPNSGDPRHYEGVQNSGLKTYWQPDSTVRDGDKQLGFPHLQGFLAAAIREVQSPGLNLPWYSTVGNHDAMPLGCYGHGDSWLAEYAVGGRKLMSLSASEATKLQNHIKNGNDPKGTAFRDMLKAHSRDMRSVTADEKRAPYTPTEYLKAHLDPAYRGVGPVGHGYSSANLAAGTQYYTFRIADDVVGISLDTTDPGGHYEGSIGTAQLKWLDKQLRDNKDSYVVVFSHHTSKTMTNTNHVDPARPNERRHNGQEVIATLGAHRNVLAWVNGHIHRNDITPHAASGGRSFWEISTASHVDYPQLARVIELTDNKDGTISLFTTLVESSAPHHTDFSDLTQTGLAALYRELSYNAPGAGTSLGGDANDRNTELVLKKA from the coding sequence ATGTCGCGCATACGCTCTGTCGCCGCCACCATCCCGGCGATCAACCGCCGTACCGTCCTCGCCGCCACCGGCGCGGCGGCCGTCTCCGCAGGCCTCGGCTACGCCCTGCGGCCCACCGACAGCCAGGCCGCCACCGCCACAACCGCCACCACCGAGGGCACTCGGGTCGTGGCGCAGTCCCGCCAGGCCCCGGCCGCCCCCCTCGCCCCGTACACCAAGGGCACCACCCTCGCCACCGTCGCCGCCCCGCGCACCGGCTCCGGCTACCGTCGCCTCGGTGACGGTCCGGGCTGGAGCCGGGTCGTGCGCAGCGAGCTGGCCGCCCCCAGGACGGGCCGCGCCGGCCGCCGTACCGCGCTCGCCGCGTTCGTGCAGCTCACCGACCTGCACCTGATCGACTCCCAGCACCCGATGCGCCTGGAGTACCTGCGCTCCACCGACAAGCACGCCTGGCGTCCCCACGAGGCGCTCACCGTGCAGGGCGCGGTCTCGCTGGTCGAGCGGATCAACGCGCTGCGCGGCGCCCCCGTCACCGGGACGCCGCTGCACTTCGCGATGACCACGGGCGACAACACGGACAACAACGCCAAGTCCGAGCTCGAATGGTTCCTGAAGATCATGAGCGGCGGACGTATCACCCCCAACTCCGGTGATCCGCGGCACTACGAGGGCGTCCAGAACAGCGGCCTCAAGACGTACTGGCAGCCCGACTCCACCGTGCGCGACGGAGACAAGCAGCTCGGCTTCCCGCATCTGCAGGGCTTCCTTGCCGCCGCCATCCGCGAGGTCCAGAGCCCCGGCCTGAACCTGCCCTGGTACTCCACGGTCGGCAACCACGACGCCATGCCGCTCGGCTGCTACGGCCACGGCGACTCCTGGCTCGCCGAGTACGCGGTCGGCGGCAGGAAGCTGATGTCCCTGTCCGCGTCCGAGGCGACGAAGCTCCAGAACCACATCAAGAACGGCAACGACCCCAAGGGCACCGCCTTCCGGGACATGCTCAAGGCGCACAGCCGTGACATGCGCTCGGTGACCGCGGACGAGAAGCGCGCCCCGTACACCCCGACCGAGTACCTCAAGGCCCACCTCGACCCCGCGTACCGCGGTGTGGGTCCGGTCGGGCACGGCTACTCCAGCGCCAACCTCGCGGCGGGCACCCAGTACTACACCTTCCGGATCGCCGACGACGTCGTCGGCATCAGCCTCGACACCACCGACCCGGGCGGCCACTACGAAGGCTCCATCGGTACGGCCCAGTTGAAGTGGCTGGACAAGCAGCTGCGGGACAACAAGGACTCGTACGTCGTCGTCTTCAGCCACCACACCAGCAAGACCATGACGAACACGAACCACGTGGACCCGGCCCGTCCGAACGAGCGGCGGCACAACGGCCAGGAGGTCATCGCGACCCTCGGCGCCCACCGCAACGTCCTCGCCTGGGTGAACGGCCACATCCACCGTAACGACATCACCCCGCACGCGGCCTCCGGCGGCCGCTCCTTCTGGGAGATCTCCACCGCGTCCCACGTGGACTACCCCCAGCTCGCCCGGGTCATCGAGCTGACGGACAACAAGGACGGCACGATCTCCCTGTTCACGACGCTCGTCGAGTCCTCGGCCCCGCACCACACGGACTTCTCCGACCTCACCCAGACCGGCCTCGCGGCCCTCTACCGCGAGCTGTCGTACAACGCCCCAGGCGCCGGCACCTCGCTCGGCGGCGACGCGAACGACCGCAACACGGAACTGGTGCTGAAGAAGGCCTGA
- a CDS encoding NUDIX hydrolase, whose product MRRKLRVAAYAMCVRDDQLLLARWIDGDGVPEWTLPGGGMEHGEDPYDTVRREVDEETGYDIEVTGLLGVDTNRRRFPRRFGRTVDHQGLRLIYEARITGGELRPEVGGSTDMAAWHPLEEVAGLNRVGLVDAGLALWRERPASGHVTSAVRE is encoded by the coding sequence GTGCGCAGGAAACTGAGGGTGGCGGCCTACGCCATGTGTGTCCGCGACGACCAGCTCCTCCTGGCCCGTTGGATCGACGGGGACGGCGTCCCCGAGTGGACCCTGCCGGGCGGCGGAATGGAACACGGGGAAGACCCCTACGACACTGTCCGGCGGGAGGTCGACGAGGAGACCGGCTACGACATCGAGGTGACGGGCCTGCTGGGCGTCGACACGAACCGGCGCCGCTTCCCCCGCCGCTTCGGCCGCACGGTCGACCACCAGGGCCTGCGGCTGATCTACGAGGCCCGCATCACCGGCGGCGAACTGCGCCCCGAGGTCGGCGGGTCCACGGACATGGCGGCCTGGCATCCGCTGGAGGAGGTGGCGGGCCTCAACCGGGTGGGACTGGTCGACGCCGGACTGGCGCTTTGGCGGGAGCGGCCGGCGTCGGGGCATGTGACATCTGCCGTCCGCGAGTGA
- a CDS encoding pyridoxamine 5'-phosphate oxidase family protein produces MAVYHAGSRALQDRVGVREVADHVGRAIGEGIKPVAAAFLELQPLLVLGAAAPETGRVWTSALTGAPGFARATGPHQMSVAGSVRPGDPLTTACATEGTPVGSIAVDPRTRRRMRLNGRLRPTARGLAVTADRVFSNCPKYIQRRESYELLDDRAPGRSQTSGELSTAQRRFVLDADTFFVATVHDRGVDVSHRGGNPGFVRAASPRELIWRDYPGNSMFLTLGNLAADPRAGLLFLDWTTGTTLQLTGEARTEFGADGERRVRFGVTEVVETPSAIPLRWSAPEYSPANPSPAV; encoded by the coding sequence GTGGCCGTGTATCACGCGGGTTCGCGGGCGCTGCAGGACCGGGTCGGCGTGCGGGAGGTCGCCGACCATGTGGGCCGGGCGATAGGCGAGGGCATCAAGCCGGTGGCCGCGGCCTTCCTGGAACTGCAGCCGCTGCTGGTGCTGGGCGCCGCGGCCCCGGAGACGGGCCGCGTCTGGACGTCGGCGCTGACCGGCGCCCCCGGTTTCGCGCGGGCGACGGGCCCGCACCAGATGTCGGTTGCGGGCAGCGTGCGCCCGGGCGACCCGCTGACGACTGCATGCGCGACCGAGGGCACCCCCGTGGGCTCCATCGCCGTCGACCCCCGCACCCGCCGCCGGATGCGTCTCAACGGCCGACTCAGGCCCACGGCACGGGGGTTGGCGGTGACGGCGGACCGGGTGTTCTCCAACTGCCCCAAGTACATCCAGCGGAGAGAGTCGTACGAGCTGCTGGACGACCGTGCGCCGGGACGGTCCCAGACGAGCGGCGAACTGAGCACCGCACAGCGGCGGTTCGTGCTCGACGCGGACACCTTCTTCGTCGCCACGGTCCATGACCGGGGCGTCGACGTGAGCCATCGTGGCGGCAACCCGGGCTTCGTACGGGCTGCTTCACCGCGGGAACTCATCTGGCGGGACTACCCGGGCAACTCCATGTTCCTCACCCTCGGCAACCTCGCGGCGGACCCGCGGGCGGGGCTGCTGTTCCTGGACTGGACGACCGGCACGACGCTGCAACTGACGGGCGAGGCGCGCACGGAGTTCGGTGCGGACGGGGAGCGACGGGTGCGCTTCGGTGTCACGGAAGTCGTCGAGACCCCGTCCGCGATCCCGCTGCGCTGGTCGGCGCCCGAATACTCGCCTGCCAATCCCTCTCCGGCGGTCTAA
- a CDS encoding VOC family protein, whose product MTLHTGHIGLNVTDLDRSLAFYRDVLGFVLLREGKDEDRRFAFLGDGEHLVLTLWQQAQQPYDGTHAGLHHLALQAQSIEQVREYETALRTYGVDFAYDGVVAHGEGAASGGIFFHDPDGTRLEISVPSGAEGAPAPHEAAPTCGFF is encoded by the coding sequence ATGACCCTGCACACGGGCCACATCGGCCTGAACGTCACCGACCTCGACCGATCACTGGCCTTCTACCGGGACGTCCTGGGCTTCGTACTCCTGAGGGAGGGCAAGGACGAGGACAGGCGGTTCGCGTTCCTGGGCGACGGAGAGCACCTGGTGCTCACCCTCTGGCAGCAGGCGCAGCAGCCCTACGACGGCACCCACGCCGGCCTGCACCACCTCGCGCTCCAGGCGCAGTCGATCGAGCAGGTCAGGGAGTACGAGACGGCACTGCGCACCTACGGCGTCGACTTCGCGTACGACGGTGTGGTGGCCCATGGCGAGGGCGCGGCGTCGGGCGGCATCTTCTTCCACGACCCCGACGGCACCCGCCTGGAGATCTCGGTGCCGAGCGGCGCCGAGGGCGCGCCGGCCCCCCATGAGGCGGCTCCGACCTGCGGGTTCTTCTAG
- a CDS encoding CGNR zinc finger domain-containing protein yields the protein MPAAPDPRPLTGEPLALDLLNTRWNKEGVVQDLLTDVDGLAVWLDANGLDGRFDADATTLRHTLQARDALKKAVDGSLTEGAGAVDAVLTHGRIRATLTADGPGELPEFGDPSWGPAWLAARSYLELLSTASDRIRGCAHDACILHFFDTSRNGTRRWCSMAACGNRAKASRHYARTKES from the coding sequence ATGCCCGCCGCCCCAGATCCGCGCCCCCTCACCGGTGAGCCCCTCGCGCTCGACCTGCTCAACACGCGATGGAACAAGGAAGGGGTCGTGCAGGATCTGCTCACCGACGTCGACGGGCTCGCGGTGTGGCTCGACGCCAACGGGCTCGACGGGCGGTTCGACGCCGACGCGACGACCCTGCGCCATACCCTCCAGGCCCGTGACGCCCTGAAGAAGGCCGTGGACGGATCACTCACGGAAGGCGCCGGCGCCGTCGACGCCGTTCTCACGCACGGGCGGATCCGGGCCACGCTCACCGCCGACGGCCCCGGCGAGCTGCCCGAGTTCGGCGACCCGTCCTGGGGCCCCGCCTGGCTTGCCGCCCGCAGCTATCTGGAGCTGCTCTCGACCGCCTCCGACCGCATCCGCGGCTGCGCCCACGACGCGTGCATCCTGCATTTCTTCGACACGTCGAGGAACGGCACGCGCCGCTGGTGCTCCATGGCCGCCTGCGGAAACAGGGCGAAGGCGTCCCGGCATTACGCGCGCACAAAGGAATCCTGA